In one window of Flavobacterium ginsengisoli DNA:
- the arfB gene encoding alternative ribosome rescue aminoacyl-tRNA hydrolase ArfB, translating into MDREKIISELNFKAVRSSGAGGQNVNKVSSKVVLSFDLNASQALSDEEKFLLLTNISGRLTSEKTLILNCDEDRSQLKNKEIVTKRFLEIIKKGLYVPKVRKATKVPKAVIKKRIKDKKNISDLKQSRRKPNIE; encoded by the coding sequence ATGGATAGAGAAAAAATCATTTCAGAATTAAACTTTAAAGCCGTTCGAAGCAGTGGAGCAGGAGGACAAAACGTAAATAAAGTTTCGTCTAAAGTAGTTTTGAGTTTTGATCTGAATGCTTCTCAAGCTTTATCTGATGAAGAAAAATTTCTTTTGCTAACTAATATTTCAGGGCGTTTAACTTCTGAAAAGACCCTGATTTTAAATTGCGATGAAGACAGAAGTCAGCTTAAAAATAAAGAAATTGTAACCAAACGATTTTTGGAAATTATCAAAAAGGGATTGTATGTTCCGAAAGTTAGAAAAGCTACAAAAGTTCCCAAAGCTGTAATTAAGAAAAGAATCAAGGATAAAAAGAATATTTCTGATCTAAAACAATCTAGAAGAAAACCGAATATAGAGTAA
- a CDS encoding 4'-phosphopantetheinyl transferase family protein: MPLYKTIQFNKTTKILIWEITESLEELLSKVVLKEKTQKRLEGMKSQMHQRAFLSVRMLIQEMGFTDKDLHYDEFGKPYFDCHNHISITHSYHFSAIIISDEKVGIDMELQREKIQRIADKFTDFECSYLKPEFVEEYIKKLTVIWGAKEAIFKIRNEKGISFKDHINVNNFSLKENQTVSSLHFDDLIKDFDVHYQEVRSDNFEGIFTLVYAFEK, from the coding sequence ATGCCATTATATAAAACCATACAATTTAACAAAACAACCAAGATCTTAATTTGGGAAATAACAGAATCTCTTGAAGAATTATTGAGTAAAGTGGTATTGAAAGAGAAAACGCAAAAGAGATTGGAAGGAATGAAGTCTCAAATGCATCAGCGTGCTTTTTTAAGTGTTCGAATGCTGATTCAGGAAATGGGTTTTACTGATAAAGATTTGCATTATGACGAGTTTGGGAAACCATATTTTGATTGTCATAACCATATATCAATTACGCATTCGTACCATTTTTCGGCAATTATTATAAGTGACGAAAAAGTTGGAATTGATATGGAATTGCAACGCGAAAAAATTCAGAGAATTGCAGATAAATTCACTGATTTTGAATGCAGTTATTTAAAACCAGAATTTGTAGAAGAATACATAAAAAAACTTACCGTGATTTGGGGAGCCAAAGAGGCAATCTTTAAAATTAGAAATGAAAAAGGTATCAGTTTTAAAGACCATATCAACGTTAATAATTTTTCTTTAAAGGAAAATCAAACCGTTTCTAGCCTCCATTTTGATGATTTGATAAAAGATTTTGATGTACATTATCAGGAAGTCAGATCGGATAATTTTGAAGGGATATTTACTTTGGTTTATGCCTTTGAAAAATAA
- a CDS encoding sensor histidine kinase, translating into MSFSERTNTTRWIIISVCFIIISLILWNTYTFFQIFKNEERLKMNLFVNAQITLVNANENTDVELPLQIFSNNTSIPGIIMLYDNVVSSVNVPDEILNDKKKRTAFLNKLKNENEPITFEYAPGKYQTLYYGNSALLNKLKYYPIALLLIIFLCIALIYNFYKSTKMATQNKLWAGMAKETAHQIGTPLSSLIGWVEILKTEEIDPSISIEIEKDIERLQTITDRFSKIGSVPVLELHDIVDETKTAYEYLQSRFSKQVTFSFQAPNEPILGMINPTLHSWTIENLVKNAIDAMKGKGTLDLQIEQDAHQVKINIKDSGTGIPKKQFKTIFETGFTTKKRGWGLGLSLTKRIVEEYHNGKIKVLHSEIGKGTTFQISLNKKVQ; encoded by the coding sequence ATGTCTTTTTCTGAAAGAACAAATACTACGCGCTGGATTATTATTTCGGTTTGCTTTATAATCATTTCTCTAATTCTTTGGAATACTTATACTTTCTTCCAGATTTTTAAAAATGAGGAGCGTTTAAAAATGAACCTTTTTGTAAATGCTCAAATCACATTGGTTAATGCTAATGAAAACACTGATGTAGAATTGCCTCTTCAGATTTTTAGCAATAATACTTCTATTCCGGGCATTATAATGCTTTACGACAATGTAGTGAGTTCTGTAAACGTTCCTGATGAAATACTTAATGACAAGAAAAAAAGAACGGCTTTCTTAAATAAGCTTAAAAATGAAAATGAACCAATAACTTTTGAATACGCTCCAGGAAAATACCAGACTTTATATTATGGCAATTCTGCGTTGCTAAACAAACTCAAATATTATCCAATTGCGTTGCTTCTTATTATTTTCCTTTGCATTGCATTAATTTATAATTTCTATAAAAGCACCAAAATGGCAACTCAAAACAAGCTTTGGGCAGGAATGGCAAAAGAAACGGCACACCAAATTGGCACTCCGCTTTCTTCATTAATTGGCTGGGTTGAAATTTTAAAAACAGAAGAAATTGATCCTTCTATTAGTATCGAAATTGAGAAAGATATAGAACGTCTTCAGACTATTACAGATCGTTTTTCTAAAATTGGATCAGTGCCAGTTTTAGAACTTCACGATATTGTCGACGAAACCAAAACGGCTTATGAATATTTGCAATCTCGTTTTTCTAAACAAGTTACATTTTCTTTTCAGGCCCCAAATGAACCTATTTTAGGAATGATAAATCCAACATTACACAGTTGGACTATAGAAAATTTAGTAAAAAATGCAATTGATGCTATGAAAGGAAAAGGAACTCTTGATCTTCAAATTGAACAAGATGCTCATCAGGTAAAAATCAATATTAAAGATTCTGGAACTGGAATTCCAAAAAAACAATTTAAAACCATTTTTGAAACTGGTTTTACGACTAAAAAACGCGGTTGGGGACTTGGACTTTCTTTAACTAAAAGAATTGTCGAGGAGTATCACAACGGTAAAATCAAAGTTCTTCATTCTGAAATTGGTAAAGGAACTACTTTTCAAATTTCATTAAATAAAAAAGTGCAGTAA
- a CDS encoding Crp/Fnr family transcriptional regulator, with product MITVELLEKYGVVKKSFDKNDIIFEEGNLPLHYYQVISGEIKMSNYNDDGREFIQGIFYNGQSFGEPPLFLNQKYPANAIAVENAEIFILPKENFMKLLEENPKVSIKVIENLAQRLYYKSIMAAEISTHEPEHRVLKLIDHGIAYFNFQKDKNGYLINFTRQQIGDLTGLRVETVIRTIKALEKKGELKIINRKVYR from the coding sequence ATGATTACAGTAGAATTACTAGAAAAATACGGTGTAGTTAAAAAATCTTTCGATAAAAATGATATTATTTTTGAAGAAGGAAATCTTCCATTACATTATTACCAAGTTATTTCTGGCGAAATAAAAATGAGCAATTACAATGATGACGGACGTGAATTTATTCAAGGAATATTTTACAATGGACAATCTTTTGGCGAACCTCCTTTATTCTTAAATCAAAAATATCCAGCAAACGCAATTGCGGTAGAAAATGCAGAAATTTTTATTCTTCCGAAAGAGAACTTCATGAAACTTTTAGAAGAAAATCCAAAAGTAAGCATTAAAGTAATTGAGAATCTTGCGCAGCGATTGTATTATAAATCGATTATGGCCGCAGAAATCTCAACACACGAGCCAGAACATCGCGTATTGAAACTTATAGATCACGGAATTGCTTACTTCAACTTTCAAAAAGATAAAAATGGTTATCTTATCAATTTTACCAGACAGCAAATTGGAGATTTAACTGGTTTACGTGTAGAAACCGTTATTAGAACCATAAAAGCATTGGAGAAAAAAGGAGAATTGAAAATTATTAACCGAAAAGTATACAGATAA
- a CDS encoding HIT family protein → MSTIFTKIVNGEIPAYKIAEDENYLAFLDVNPNAKGHTLCIPKQEIDKIFDMDEELYLGLMKFSKKVVAALEKTVPCKRIGIAVVGLEVPHAHVHLIPLNHMDEMRFIDKVALSKEEFEALAKDIQSNL, encoded by the coding sequence ATGAGTACAATATTCACTAAAATAGTAAACGGAGAAATTCCAGCTTACAAAATTGCAGAAGACGAAAACTACTTAGCTTTTTTAGATGTAAATCCGAATGCTAAAGGACATACGCTTTGTATTCCGAAACAAGAAATCGATAAGATTTTTGATATGGATGAAGAGCTGTATTTAGGTTTAATGAAATTTTCTAAAAAAGTCGTCGCAGCTTTAGAAAAAACAGTTCCATGCAAAAGAATCGGAATAGCGGTTGTAGGACTTGAAGTGCCTCATGCACACGTACATTTGATTCCGTTAAACCACATGGACGAAATGCGTTTTATTGATAAAGTTGCACTCTCAAAAGAAGAATTTGAAGCTTTAGCAAAGGATATTCAATCAAATTTATAA
- a CDS encoding DUF4301 family protein: MEKDLRQQKTTIIKIALFGPESTGKTTLAKQLADYYETEWVPEFARDYLQEKWEENQHICVADDMMPIAYGQTALENERLAKANKYLFCDTNLMVTKVFSEMYYGFCDSLLNEAALKHEYDLFFLTDIDVPWEKDDIRDTPEGRESVFSVFKQTLIDTNKPFIILSGDKETRLAKAISIIDNLTIAKEHDFLPSDFVQIYNRGISFEAILKQLEFLENGIVKSNLVSPAKIGNGILSLSEKDFEEKAIFFDDQKEKLKIKKFVPASGAATRMFKFLTAFLNDFDIQKETINGYINRKKDKELAIFIIGMDKFPFFKTVDQKLREIYLDFETLERDYKNYYFIKLLLSPDYFDFANKPKAVLPFHLYETHIANPIEEHLNECIHYATSNKVSNLHFTVSEIHQNLFYKGVDEVIEKIEEPSGVKINIGYSYQNKSTDSITIDEGNKLVKDKNGSLIFRPGGHGALIENLNDLDADVIFIKNIDNVIQNHIDKITLYKKALAGVLIEVRQKVFSYLQLIDQNKIEENHLADIVLFLKEALNVEMNNDFNKFTFENKISKIKELLDRPIRVCGMVKNEGEPGGGPFWVMNDKGVASLQIVETSQVDLTSKKQQLILTESTHFNPVDLVCGIKNYKNEKFDLLQFVDQKAGFIVEKSVDGKTVKSYELPGLWNGSMANWLTIFVAVPLITFNPVKTVNDLLKAAHQPQ, translated from the coding sequence ATGGAGAAAGATCTTAGACAGCAAAAAACAACCATCATAAAAATTGCTTTGTTTGGGCCTGAAAGTACAGGCAAAACAACCCTAGCAAAACAGCTTGCAGATTACTACGAAACAGAATGGGTTCCTGAATTTGCACGTGATTATTTGCAAGAAAAATGGGAAGAAAACCAGCATATTTGCGTAGCAGATGATATGATGCCAATTGCATATGGTCAGACTGCATTGGAAAATGAAAGATTAGCAAAAGCAAATAAATACTTGTTTTGTGATACCAATTTGATGGTAACCAAAGTGTTTTCTGAAATGTATTACGGTTTTTGTGATTCGCTTTTGAATGAAGCAGCACTAAAACACGAATACGATTTATTTTTCCTTACAGATATTGATGTTCCTTGGGAAAAAGACGACATTCGTGATACTCCTGAAGGTAGAGAAAGCGTATTTTCTGTTTTTAAACAGACTTTAATAGATACCAATAAACCTTTCATAATTTTATCTGGTGATAAAGAAACGAGATTAGCGAAAGCAATATCAATTATTGATAATTTGACTATTGCAAAAGAGCATGATTTCTTGCCAAGTGATTTTGTACAGATATACAATAGAGGAATTTCTTTTGAAGCTATTTTAAAACAATTAGAGTTTCTTGAAAACGGAATTGTAAAGAGCAATTTAGTGAGTCCTGCTAAAATTGGTAATGGAATTCTAAGTTTATCAGAAAAAGATTTTGAAGAAAAAGCTATTTTTTTTGATGACCAAAAAGAAAAATTAAAGATTAAAAAGTTTGTTCCGGCTTCTGGTGCGGCAACAAGAATGTTTAAGTTTTTGACGGCTTTTTTGAATGATTTTGATATTCAAAAAGAAACAATAAACGGTTATATCAATAGAAAAAAAGATAAAGAATTAGCCATTTTTATTATTGGAATGGATAAATTTCCTTTTTTCAAGACAGTAGATCAAAAATTAAGAGAAATATATCTTGATTTTGAAACTCTCGAGAGAGACTATAAGAATTATTATTTTATAAAATTATTATTATCTCCAGACTATTTTGATTTTGCTAATAAGCCAAAAGCAGTATTGCCTTTTCATTTATATGAAACTCATATTGCAAATCCAATTGAAGAGCATCTAAATGAGTGCATACATTATGCAACTTCAAACAAGGTATCCAATTTGCATTTTACAGTTTCAGAAATTCACCAAAACTTATTTTATAAGGGAGTTGATGAGGTTATAGAAAAAATTGAAGAGCCATCTGGTGTAAAAATCAATATCGGATACTCGTATCAAAATAAAAGCACTGATTCTATTACTATCGACGAAGGAAACAAATTGGTAAAAGATAAAAACGGTAGTTTAATTTTTAGACCAGGCGGGCATGGAGCTTTGATTGAAAATTTAAATGATCTTGATGCTGATGTGATTTTCATTAAAAATATCGACAACGTAATTCAGAACCATATTGATAAAATTACATTGTACAAAAAAGCATTGGCAGGCGTTTTAATCGAAGTGCGACAAAAGGTTTTTTCTTATTTACAATTAATTGACCAAAATAAGATTGAAGAAAATCATTTAGCAGATATTGTTCTATTTTTAAAAGAAGCGCTAAATGTTGAGATGAACAATGATTTCAATAAATTTACTTTCGAGAATAAAATAAGTAAGATTAAAGAACTTTTAGATAGACCAATTCGTGTTTGCGGAATGGTAAAAAATGAGGGAGAACCAGGAGGTGGCCCATTTTGGGTGATGAATGATAAAGGAGTGGCTTCTCTTCAAATTGTAGAAACATCTCAGGTAGATTTGACAAGTAAAAAACAGCAGTTAATTTTAACTGAATCAACACATTTTAATCCAGTAGATTTAGTTTGCGGTATTAAAAATTATAAAAACGAAAAGTTTGATTTATTGCAGTTTGTAGATCAAAAAGCTGGTTTTATTGTAGAGAAAAGTGTTGACGGGAAAACGGTAAAAAGTTATGAATTGCCTGGTTTATGGAACGGATCAATGGCCAACTGGCTAACTATTTTTGTGGCTGTTCCATTAATTACTTTTAATCCTGTAAAAACGGTAAACGATTTGTTAAAAGCGGCGCATCAGCCACAATAA
- a CDS encoding DUF3127 domain-containing protein produces the protein MEVTGKVKVVNPEQQVSASFKKRELVVTTEEQYPQHILIEFTQDKCDLLSSYKQGDAVKVSINLRGREWVNPQGETRYFNSIQGWRIERLAPEGPAQGAPMPAAETFAPATSINEDEPDDLPF, from the coding sequence ATGGAAGTTACAGGAAAAGTAAAAGTGGTTAACCCAGAGCAGCAAGTTAGTGCCTCATTCAAAAAAAGAGAGTTAGTTGTTACTACTGAGGAGCAGTATCCACAACATATTTTAATCGAATTTACACAAGATAAATGCGATTTGTTGAGTAGCTATAAACAAGGAGATGCAGTAAAAGTTTCTATCAATTTAAGAGGAAGAGAATGGGTTAACCCACAAGGAGAAACTAGATATTTCAATAGTATTCAAGGTTGGAGAATCGAAAGATTAGCTCCAGAAGGACCAGCGCAAGGAGCTCCAATGCCAGCTGCCGAAACTTTTGCACCAGCAACAAGTATAAACGAAGACGAACCAGACGATTTACCGTTCTAA
- a CDS encoding flavin reductase family protein, with the protein MISINPKEIPTAKLQGYLQSSIGPRPIAFASTISETGVPNLSPFSFFNVFSANPPILVFSPSRRVRDNTIKHTLINAEATKEVVINVVNYDIVQQTSLASTEYGDGVNEFIKAGLTQIPSDLVKPYRVKESPVQFECKITQIIPLGTEGGAGNLILCEVVKIHIDESILDENGAIDQHKIDLVSRLGNNWYSRSNQGLFEVAKPLTTLGVGVDAIPNFVKESDVFDGNDLGKLGNIEALPTTEEVTIFVKANFAVKGVLSSDDQKKVHLEAKKYLDNGDVESAWKVLLAKK; encoded by the coding sequence ATGATCAGCATTAACCCAAAAGAGATTCCAACAGCCAAATTGCAAGGCTATCTGCAGAGTTCAATCGGACCTAGACCTATTGCTTTTGCAAGCACAATTAGCGAAACTGGAGTTCCAAATTTATCTCCGTTTAGTTTCTTTAATGTGTTCAGTGCAAATCCTCCGATTTTGGTTTTTTCGCCCTCAAGACGTGTTCGAGATAATACAATTAAGCATACTTTAATTAATGCCGAAGCGACTAAAGAAGTAGTAATAAATGTTGTAAATTACGATATCGTACAGCAAACTTCTTTAGCAAGCACAGAATACGGAGATGGCGTAAATGAATTTATCAAAGCAGGATTAACGCAAATTCCATCAGATTTAGTAAAGCCATATCGCGTAAAAGAATCTCCAGTTCAGTTTGAATGCAAGATTACGCAGATTATTCCGTTAGGAACAGAAGGTGGAGCGGGAAATTTGATTTTATGCGAAGTTGTTAAAATTCATATTGACGAATCGATTTTAGATGAAAACGGAGCAATAGACCAGCATAAAATTGACTTGGTTTCAAGACTTGGAAATAATTGGTATTCAAGATCAAATCAAGGACTTTTTGAAGTTGCAAAACCCTTAACAACACTAGGAGTAGGAGTAGATGCAATACCAAATTTTGTAAAAGAAAGCGATGTTTTTGATGGGAATGATTTAGGAAAATTAGGGAATATAGAAGCCTTGCCTACAACAGAAGAAGTTACTATATTTGTGAAAGCAAATTTTGCAGTCAAAGGAGTTTTAAGCTCAGACGATCAGAAAAAAGTGCACTTAGAAGCCAAAAAATATCTGGATAATGGCGATGTAGAATCGGCATGGAAAGTGCTTTTAGCGAAGAAATAA
- the greA gene encoding transcription elongation factor GreA: MSKVSYYTAEGLKKLKDELEHLKSVMRPKASQDIADARDKGDLSENAEYDAAKEAQGLLEMRISKLEEVYANARLIDESQLDVSKVLVLSNVKIKNQSNGMEMKYTLVAESEADLKTGKISVTSPIGKGLLGKSVGEVAEITVPNGVLKFEILEISRD; the protein is encoded by the coding sequence ATGAGTAAAGTATCTTATTATACAGCAGAAGGATTAAAAAAATTAAAAGATGAATTGGAGCATTTAAAAAGTGTAATGCGTCCAAAAGCATCTCAAGATATTGCGGATGCAAGAGATAAAGGTGATTTGTCTGAAAATGCGGAATATGATGCCGCAAAAGAAGCACAAGGTTTGTTAGAAATGAGAATTTCTAAACTTGAAGAGGTATATGCAAATGCAAGATTAATTGACGAGTCTCAACTAGATGTTTCTAAAGTTTTGGTTTTATCGAATGTAAAAATTAAAAACCAAAGCAACGGAATGGAAATGAAATATACGCTTGTTGCTGAAAGCGAAGCAGATTTAAAAACAGGAAAAATCTCTGTAACTTCTCCTATCGGAAAAGGATTGCTGGGGAAATCTGTTGGAGAAGTAGCTGAAATTACAGTTCCAAATGGAGTTCTTAAATTTGAAATTCTAGAAATCTCAAGAGACTAA
- a CDS encoding HesA/MoeB/ThiF family protein — MSIIQEFLRYNRQTILPEIGDEGQEKLKKARVLVIGAGGLGCPILQYIATAGVGFIGIMDFDTIEIHNLHRQILYTENEIGQQKAIIAKEVVSKLNPLIEAVAINEKITAENASKIIEQYDIVVDGSDNFSTRYLVNDTCIELKKPLVYGSILKFEGQIAVFNHNGSKNLRDLFPEMPDPKDVPNCNLNGVLGTLPGLIGNMMAHETLKLILELPTLNNELILFNTLDWNFTKLNF, encoded by the coding sequence ATGAGTATTATTCAAGAATTCCTTCGTTATAACAGACAAACTATTCTTCCTGAAATTGGTGACGAAGGTCAGGAAAAACTAAAAAAAGCACGAGTTTTAGTAATTGGAGCAGGTGGATTAGGTTGTCCCATTTTACAATATATTGCAACTGCCGGAGTTGGTTTTATCGGAATTATGGATTTTGATACTATTGAAATTCATAATCTTCATAGACAGATTTTATATACTGAAAATGAGATTGGCCAACAAAAAGCAATTATTGCAAAAGAAGTTGTTTCTAAATTAAATCCGTTGATTGAAGCTGTGGCAATTAACGAAAAAATTACAGCAGAAAATGCATCAAAAATAATTGAACAATATGATATTGTTGTAGATGGGTCTGATAATTTTTCAACTCGTTATTTAGTCAATGATACTTGCATCGAATTGAAAAAGCCTTTGGTATATGGAAGTATTTTAAAATTTGAAGGACAAATTGCTGTTTTCAACCATAACGGGAGTAAAAATCTTCGCGATTTGTTTCCAGAAATGCCAGATCCAAAAGATGTTCCAAATTGTAATTTAAACGGTGTTTTAGGAACATTGCCTGGACTTATAGGCAATATGATGGCACACGAAACATTGAAATTGATTCTAGAATTACCAACTTTAAATAACGAATTGATACTTTTTAATACTCTCGATTGGAATTTTACAAAGCTAAATTTTTAA
- the aat gene encoding leucyl/phenylalanyl-tRNA--protein transferase, which yields MYFVFDNLYFPPVSEADEEGILAVGGDLSPERLKLAYNRGIFPWFNEGEPILWWAPDPRMVLFLDELVISKSMRNILNRKQFTVTFNTNFKEVISNCQKIQRIGQDGTWISDDIVESYCELNRQGIAKSVEVWQDDVLVGGLYGVDLGHVFCGESMFSKVSNASKVAFISLVKHLEEENYKLLDCQVYNPHLDSLGCREIDREEFMAILKSE from the coding sequence ATGTATTTCGTATTTGATAATTTATATTTTCCGCCCGTTTCAGAAGCCGATGAAGAAGGTATTCTGGCTGTTGGTGGTGATTTAAGTCCTGAGCGCTTAAAACTGGCATACAACAGAGGAATTTTTCCTTGGTTTAATGAAGGTGAACCTATTCTTTGGTGGGCGCCAGATCCTCGTATGGTTTTGTTTTTAGACGAATTAGTTATTTCTAAAAGCATGCGGAATATTTTAAACAGAAAACAATTTACAGTTACCTTTAATACCAACTTTAAAGAAGTAATTTCGAATTGCCAAAAAATACAACGTATTGGTCAGGACGGAACTTGGATTTCAGATGATATAGTAGAATCGTATTGCGAACTTAATCGTCAAGGAATTGCAAAATCGGTTGAGGTTTGGCAAGACGATGTTTTAGTTGGAGGTTTGTATGGCGTCGATTTGGGACATGTTTTTTGCGGAGAAAGTATGTTTTCTAAAGTATCAAATGCTTCAAAAGTGGCTTTTATATCCCTAGTAAAACATTTAGAAGAAGAAAATTATAAATTGCTTGATTGTCAGGTTTATAACCCGCATTTGGATAGTTTGGGTTGTCGCGAAATTGATCGAGAGGAATTTATGGCTATTTTAAAAAGTGAATAA
- a CDS encoding MOSC domain-containing protein has translation MSAVYSVKEIYIYPIKSLAGISLKSANAEEMGFENDRRWMLINTENVHVTQREYPIMSQFYPEILGDKIQITFEGETHDFSINEHLENAIESQVWDDKSEVFEVNKNSSKWFSDKLGFECKLVKINNIGDRKHESSRTNETYNVSLADGYPYLLIGTESLDFLNEKLEEKITIKRFRPNIVVSTKNAHEEDDFKDFKIGEVQFKNIKPCGRCIMVNNDPQKGIVKKEPLKTLSKYRNVDNSVLFGTNLVSLNSGIISVGDEVIF, from the coding sequence ATGAGTGCAGTCTATAGTGTAAAAGAAATTTATATTTATCCAATAAAAAGCTTGGCAGGCATTAGTCTAAAAAGTGCCAATGCTGAAGAAATGGGTTTTGAAAATGATCGAAGATGGATGCTGATTAATACAGAAAATGTTCACGTTACGCAAAGAGAATACCCAATAATGAGTCAGTTTTATCCTGAGATTTTGGGAGATAAAATTCAAATTACTTTTGAAGGAGAAACGCATGATTTTTCTATTAATGAACATTTAGAAAATGCAATAGAATCTCAAGTTTGGGACGATAAAAGTGAGGTTTTCGAAGTAAATAAAAACTCTTCAAAATGGTTTAGCGACAAACTAGGATTTGAATGCAAATTGGTGAAAATCAATAATATTGGAGATCGTAAACATGAAAGTTCCAGAACAAACGAAACCTATAATGTGAGTTTGGCTGATGGTTATCCTTATTTGCTAATTGGAACTGAAAGTCTTGATTTTTTAAATGAAAAATTAGAAGAAAAAATCACCATTAAAAGATTTCGTCCAAACATTGTTGTAAGTACGAAAAATGCTCATGAAGAAGATGATTTTAAGGATTTTAAAATTGGAGAAGTTCAGTTTAAAAACATAAAACCTTGCGGAAGATGTATTATGGTAAACAACGATCCGCAGAAAGGAATTGTAAAAAAAGAACCTCTAAAAACCTTGAGCAAATACAGAAATGTAGATAATTCAGTTTTATTCGGAACTAATCTTGTGAGTCTGAATTCAGGGATTATCAGTGTAGGCGATGAGGTCATTTTTTAA
- a CDS encoding group III truncated hemoglobin — translation MKKQIENRTDVSFLVHQFYTKIRADREIGFYFNEIISDWDAHLEKLTDFWETNLFGVRKYKGNPHEVHNEVDAHFDEKITPNEFGIWLNHWFQTIDEHFEGENADTLKRRAQKMSTFLYMSMFQHRQKESEV, via the coding sequence ATGAAAAAACAAATAGAAAATAGAACTGATGTGTCTTTTTTAGTACATCAGTTTTATACTAAAATAAGAGCCGATCGAGAAATCGGCTTTTATTTTAATGAAATAATTTCTGATTGGGACGCACATCTTGAAAAACTAACTGATTTTTGGGAAACAAATCTATTTGGTGTTCGCAAATACAAAGGAAATCCACATGAGGTTCACAATGAGGTTGATGCTCATTTTGACGAAAAAATTACACCAAACGAATTTGGAATCTGGCTTAATCATTGGTTCCAAACTATTGATGAACATTTTGAAGGTGAAAATGCCGATACATTAAAAAGACGCGCTCAAAAAATGAGTACTTTTTTATATATGAGTATGTTTCAGCATCGCCAAAAAGAAAGTGAAGTTTAA